From Streptomyces asiaticus, one genomic window encodes:
- a CDS encoding nuclear transport factor 2 family protein gives MVPSTPEEAFRRLLDRMLAKDTDAVADLWAEDGTAEFPFATGSSPRRLAGREEVRGYMAALPELMDVREIPAVTVHHTERPETIVVEFTGNGHTVRTGEPYQLDYIAVITVQDGLITHYRDYWNPLAVAEAAGTLPELLDSLRSGAAG, from the coding sequence ATCGTGCCGAGCACTCCCGAAGAAGCGTTCCGTCGACTGCTGGATCGGATGCTGGCCAAGGACACGGACGCCGTCGCCGACTTGTGGGCGGAAGACGGCACCGCCGAGTTCCCGTTCGCCACGGGAAGCTCACCGCGCCGACTGGCCGGGCGGGAAGAGGTCCGCGGCTACATGGCCGCCCTCCCGGAGCTGATGGATGTGCGAGAGATTCCCGCGGTCACCGTGCACCACACGGAACGGCCGGAGACCATCGTGGTGGAGTTCACCGGGAACGGGCACACGGTGCGCACCGGGGAGCCCTATCAGCTGGACTACATCGCGGTGATCACCGTCCAGGACGGCCTGATCACCCACTACCGGGACTACTGGAACCCGCTGGCCGTCGCCGAGGCGGCCGGGACACTACCCGAGCTGCTCGACTCGCTGCGCTCCGGAG